Below is a genomic region from Proteus vulgaris.
ACGTCCAAACAGGAGAGATACCAAATCCAGGTGGTCGAAGGTGCTGAGCTCATATGGAAACGGATGACAAACGTTCAAGATCCGTTCCCGACCGTACACGATTGCTACCTCAAACAGTATCAGCTCGGGATGCCGAATCTGTCTCGCCGGTACACCACCATTCTTTTTGATGAAGCACAAGACGCTAACCCCGTAACAAGTAGCATCGTCCTACAGCAGAACTGCAAGGTAATCCTGGTTGGAGATCGCCACCAGCAGATCTATAGGTTCAGAGGCGCAAACAACGCCCTTGATAGCAAAGAGCTCATGAACGCCGACCAACTCTATCTCACTCATAGCTTCCGCTTTGGCCCCAACGTTTCGCTGGTGGCAAACGCCCTTCTTGAACTCAAAGGTGAAACACGACCTGTTGTTGGCCGGGGACCAGCAGATCAGGTACTCATGTTTTTACCAGGTGACGTGGGCCACCGCGCAATACTTCACCGAACCGTCATGGGGGTTATAGAGACGGCGCTCTCTGCGACCGAATCCGGAGCGCAGGTATTCTGGGTCGGTGGAATCGACGCTTACCAGATCAATGAGCTCCAGGATTTGTACTGGTTTTCGATGGCAGAGCCAGACCGGGTAAAGAATAAGAAACTGCTTGATGAGTATGAAGACTACTTCGAGTATCAAGAAGTAGCGAAGGCGACCAAAGACCCTGAGATGATGAGGGCTGTCAAGATCATCAACAGCTACGATGAAATCCCTGAACGACTCACCACTCTACGACGCAATACAGTCAAAGAAGAGTTTGGGGCTGACATTACGGTCTCAACAGCTCATCGGTGCAAAGGGTTGGAGTGGGACTTTGTTCAGCTCTATGACGACTTTCCGGATGTCCTGGACCCAGAGCTCGACCCAATGGCCCGTGACGATGAAATAAACCTGCTCTACGTTGCATCCACCAGAGCGATGCGAATCCTTGCGTTGAACAGCGCTGTCGAGATGGTTATCCGCTACATCACCCAAAAACGCATGGTCGAGAAGCAGATGAAGATGGCCGCAGAAGCGACAGAAGTTGAAGAGGACACGACCAAATAGTTTGGTCAATTCTTTCACATGTGAAAGTTGACAAATAAAACGCTCTAAGCGCCCTAAATGGGCGCTTACACCTGCCTAATTTCACGCCTCCCACCTCTACCATATCGAGCATGGGAAAATACGTGCGTGAGACTATGAAAAAATCACCTTTGAATTTACTGCTCCTTGCAGCGCTCACGCTGGGGGCATCACACCAGGCTTGGGCTCAAGATGGCACAAGACCTGGTTTTTATGAGCGAAAGGAAGAGGGTTGGTTCTGGTACAAGGAAGAGCCCAAAGAACCAGAGAAAAAACCCGAAAAGCCCAAACCAAAGCCTGTGGCAGAAGCGAAGCCTACACAGCCTAAGCCTGCTGCTCCGCTTCCGAGCGGCCCAGAAATGTTCTCAGCGGAATGGTTCCGGGAAAACTTACCCAAGTACAAAGACCTTGCTTGGAACAATCCTACCGTTGAAAACGTCAGGACGTTTCTCTACTTGCAACGATTTGCGATAGATCGCTCTGAACAATTTTCCGATGCTACAGAGCTGGCGGTCGTAGGTGATCCTTTCTTGGATGAAATTACTCGACGTCCTGCTGCCACGTTTGCCTCACAACAAGTTGATCGTGACGCTGGTAACGCCAAAAACATGCTACTCAAAAGCGTAGCCGAACGCGTAGGGATATTCTTCTTCTACAAGTCCGACGATGACTACAGTGACTTGCAAGCACCGCTCATCAAGATGTTGGAACAAGGAGAAGGATTCTCGATCATTCCTGTATCTATGGACGGCAAACCACTCCCCAGTGGGCTTTTCCCCCATTACAAAACCGATGAAGGCCATGCCAAACAACTTGGTATCGTAACTTTCCCTGCTGTTTACCTCGCATCTCCAGACGGTCAGTTCGCTCCTATAGGACAAGGGCCAATGTCTCTTCCTGAGCTGAATCACAGGATTTTGGTCGCAGCAAAACGCAATGGTTGGGTCACAGACGAAGAGTTTAACCGTACACGTCCGGTACTCAACCTGGAAAACAACATAGCCGAACGCTTGGCCTCACCAGAGCTGGGCTCTGACCTCAAACAGCTATCTCAAGCGAGCGGTGATAAAGACAACTTTGTGCCACCGGAACAACTCATGAAGTACATCCGGGACAAATTACAGGAGAACTAAGATGGTCACGCACAAGACATTAAAAAGGAGCCTGCTTGCCCTGAGTGTGGCGGCCAGTCTCGTCATGGCACCGACAGGGGCGATAGCCGCTAACGGCCTCCAATCACAGATGGACAAACTCTTCAATGAAATGAGCAACACAACACCACCTGGGGTTTATGAAAGCCAACGACGTGGCGTTTTAGCTGGTGGCCGGTTCACTGCAAAGACACGAATCTTCGACGAGAACCTGGTGAGCTTTGCCCCTCCATCATGGAAAGCTGGTTGCGGTGGTGTAGATCTGTTCGGCGGTTCGCTTTCCTTCATTAACGCGGATCAAATTGTCCAACTCCTTCGGGCTGTAGCAGCCAACGCCAAGGGCTATGCCTTCCAGCTTGCGCTCGATAACGTTTTCCCGGACGGAGCGAAGTGGATAGAGAACTTCCAGAAGAAAGTGCAAGCGCTCAACCAACATCTGGGCAACTCCTGCCAGCTCGCTCAAGGTTTCGTGAACGACCTAACCAGCGGCATGGACCTTAAACACAAAACTGATGCTTCTATAACCGCGACAACTTCCGGCCTGTATGAAGACTTCTTCGGGTCCAAGCAGGAAACCAGCGGCAAGAGTCCTCTGGAAGAACTGAAAGCCAACAAACCTGACGAATACAACAAGATGATTGGCAACATCGTCTGGAAGCAACTCAAGAGCAACAACGCCAACACCTGGTTCCAGTACGGGGATAACACCCTTCTTGAAGCGATCATGTCTTTAACCGGCACAGTCATCATTGGTGATCTGGTAAACGACCCGAACTCAACCGGCACTGGTGCGAAAACAACCCCTCTGACGACCCTACCAGGTAACAAGATCACCTTGTCAGACCTGATTTCAGGCGGTTCTGTTGAGATCTATTCCTGTGATTCTGATACGACCAACTGCCTGAGTGCTGGCTCCAGCAATAAAACTGTCGTGCTCAAAGGTATCAAGAACCAGATCACCGATATGCTGTTAGGAACAAGCTCTACACCTGGTGTGATCTACAAATACGCAACGAACTCTGGAACCTTAACCGACCCAGAAAAGGCCTTTGTTTCTAACCTCCCCGGAGGGATTGGCACCATTGTTCGTAACTTGTCTGTCCTTTCACAGGACGGCGCTAACCTGTTCGCAACAGAGTCATCAGGAGCGATAGCCCTGACCATGATGTATAGCTTCTCGGAAGAGTTCTTCCGCGCAGCTCGCATTGCGATGGCTAACAGCAAATCACCCTACAAGAAAGAGGCACTAGAGCTTCTCGCGCAATCGCAACAGCAAATCCGTGCTGAATACACAATCCTGTCCTCTCAATACGGCGATCTGGCAAGCCAAATTGAGAAATACAACAACCTACTGGACAACATCCGCAAGCAAAAATACATGCTGGCAACTTTGTCCAATCCTCCTAGCACGAACTAAGGAGCTATTGGAATGGGATCTTTTTCAATCCACTCTATCGGTGACTCTGCTTTTCTGGAGCAAATCCTGATTGCAGTATCAATGATCACCGGCACCGGGGATTTCGAGAAGATGGTCAGTATTGGCCTGCTTCTTGGGGTCTTGATGATCTGTATTCAGTCCGTCTTTCAGGGCGCAAAGCAAATCAACCTCCAGCAAGTGCTGGTAGGTTGGATTCTATATGCCTGTTTCTTCGGCCCAACCACAACTGTGACTATCGAGGACGCTTATACAGGGCAGGTTCGAGTCGTCGCCAATGTCCCTATTGGGGTAGGCTTTGCTGGAGGTGTCATATCCAACGTGGGATACACCATCACCAATTTGTTTGAAACTGGATATGGGGTAATCGTACCCAATGTCACGGAAAGCCACTTTTCCGAAACACTGAAACTGTTGAATGACGTCAGACGGCGAGCCTATGACACAGGAGTTTTTACTGCGCTTAACTCAGCAAATGGAGGCGGCTATGTTGACGTGAGGCGTTCCTGGAACAATTACATTCGGGAATGCACGTTAACCAAAGTCGATCTCAACCTAATGTCCCTTGATGAGTTGATGAACCGTTCAACTGACTCAGCTTTGCGATTCAACTCACAGCTCTACGGAACTAGGTTGTATTTGTCTACAGCAAACCCTGACGGCGCTGACTACACATGTACTGACGGATGGGTGGCTATTAGCACTGCAACCGCCAACCTAAGCAGCCCGGTTGTTGTTGATGCTCTTAACAGCCTACTGGGTATTGACACGTCAACTGGAGACAACGCTCTAACGAAGCTGACCGATTCGCTTCAAGCGATGGGTGCCACAACTACGTCATCAATCGACTATCTGAAAGCCGCCGTTCTGGAGCCCCTCTATTATGAAGCCGCAGCAGGACGTTATCAGGACCTCCAGGATTATGGCTCTGCATTGATGGTCAACCAGGCTATTCAGCAACGGAACACACAGTGGGCCGCAGAGCAGTCGATGTTCATGACCGTCGTCCGACCAATGCTGACGTTCTTTGAAGGCTTTATTTATGCTATAACCCCGATCATTGCTTTTATTATCGTGATGGGCAGCTTCGGCCTCCAGTTAGCCGGGAAATATGTACAAACCATCCTCTGGATTCAGCTATGGATGCCAGTCCTCTCAATTATAAACCTGTTTGTTCATACCGCCGCGTCAAATGAGATGTCTAGCCTCAGTGCTGGTGGTCTCAACTCCATGTACGCTCTTTCCTCAACTGGAGATGTTCTGCAACACTGGATTGCAACCGGCGGCATGTTGGCTGCGGCCACTCCGGTGATTTCCCTGTTTATCGTCACAGGTAGCACCTACGCCTTCACCAGCTTGGCATCGAGAATAAGTGGTTCTGACCACGTTGACGAAAAGATGCAAACGCCAGATCTACTCAAGCAAGGTCCGGTTATGCAAAGTCAGCCAGCGTACAATCACAACCAGTTCAGTGGTGCGATTGCAAACGGCGCAGAAAGCATGATCAGTACCTTCTCGCTTGGCTCCACCTTGGCATCAGGCGTGAGCTCCGCACAGGCATTACAAAGTCAGAAATCGGAGGCTTTCCAAAGCACTCTTGGTCGAGGTTTTTCTGATGGAGTAAGTCAGGATCAAGCCTATTCAAGACTCTCCAATGTCGGGCGCAACGTTTCGTCGCAAAACACAGCTCAAAGCCAATTGATCAACCAGCAAGCCAAGAACTTCATGGATAAGTTCCAGGTGGATGATAGCCACTCTGATGCTGTCAAAGGTGCTTTTGCCATGCAGGCTATGGGCACACTCGATGTTGACGAAGCTGCGTCCATGCTTATGCCTATGGTTGGCAAGGCCAGGGCAGCAATGAAGGCCGCTGCTGGTGTGAAATCAAACAGTACAGCCCTAGTTCCTGCTGGTGGTAATGGCGAATCAGGCGGCGGCAGTGATGTCCTGGACATCAAAGCGCAAGCGAAGGGAGCAACAGAGTCATCAACTCAAGACTCTTCAAGCTGGTCAGCGAGTGATGTGTCCCAGTTCATGAAGGGTGTGAGCTATTCGCAAACCGATAGCCAGGCGTTGACAAATCAATTAGCGCAGGGTTTCAGCCGTTCTGGAAGCGAGTCATTCAAGCAAACCTGGGGCGATAGCTTATCCCAGAACCTATCCAAGTCCGCTTCTGAACTGGTGTCTGCATCGGACACCTTCACAACAATGAGTCAGCTCCAAAACCAAATGGGCTCCATGACTAATACCGACTTTAAAACTCTCGGTGGTGCAGTAGCACAAACCCCTGCGGCCATGAACCAACTGAATGACTATTTCCGAAATGCCGCGCCGCAATCGGTTAAAGACGAGGCGGCTTCACTACAGCAAAGATACCAAGCCTACGGAATGTCTCCTCAAGTGGCCCAGGCAGCAGCGCGAATGACAGCAATGACCAACTCCAAAAATTACGAACAGGGTAAGGAGCTTGGCGGGTATCAAGCCGCACTACAGGCGATCAATACCGCGTCCGGTCGCAACGGAGCATTTAGTGGTGATGCTTACGGAAATAACGGCATTGAAGGCCCGAATGTTCAAGGCCTACCAGGTCAGGTTCAAGGGGCTGTAGGCAGTGGACCTAACATCCCAACCGGATTCCGGGAGAATGTGGCTGGGATGGCTGGAACTAATCCGGCATCAGAAGCTGGGCAGTTACCAACGAATAGCCCCCTTGTTCAAAATGAACATGCAGCCGGTACGTCAGCTCTTCATAACCAAGCACAGCAAACAGAGCGAAATGTATCTGCTCCTGAACTGAAAAAAGCCCAAGATAACCTTATGAACTCGCTTCCGGAAATGTCTTGGAGCGCTTCGGCGTGGGGAGCGTGGGACAACTCCAGTGATTGGATGGGCCGCAGAGCTGAACAAGCAGGTGGAGCTCTCATTGCTGGTGGTCAAGCTGGCGCTGATGCGTTCTCAAGAGCGATGGATCAAATGAGAACGATGACACCTGAACAACGCGACCAATTCATCGCGGCCACTCAACGCGGCGACCAGGCCGTGCAAGAGGAGTTTGGCTGGGCCGGTGATGCGATGGTCGGTATGGCTAAACTTGGCCGCAACGTCATGGGAGCTGCTGCAAGCGGCTATGATGCAGCGAAGGAGTGGTTAACTGGTAAATCTGATCTATCGGAAGCCGCTAAAGGGATGAGCATTGAGGAACGCGGCGCGTTCTATGCAGCAGCGCTATCCTCTGCCGCAGAAGCTGGTGGTGGAGCCGCGCAGCAGTTTATGAACCAGTACGGTGATGAGTTCAAAGAAACGATGCAGTCTATCGCTCAAAGCCGTTATGGGCTGACTGAATCCCAAGCCGCTGTTTATGCCGAATCGTTTGACACAAACGAAGGTCGCATGAACCAGGCTGTTCAGAATCTGAAAATGGAGTATGCAGAACGTAACCCGGATGGCTCACCGATGATGCAAGGAGGTCAGCCTGTTCTTTCTCAGCAAAACGAAGAGTTTACGGACAAGCTGGTAAACGTATTGCAGAACTCGACGGAAGCTGGAGACCGTTCAGGTAGCTATTTGACTGCCGTCAGGGGGTACAACATAGCAAATCAAAGGTTCTAAAAGACCAACCAAATAATAAGGGGGCCAGCAGGCCCCCTTATTCGTCTCCAGCTCCAATATGGAAGCGCTGGTCAAAATCATAGGAATCTTGAAACCCACCAGTTTGTTTTTTTCTGCGCCGGGTAGGTGGTGCCTCTTTATATGCTGACCGCGCAACGCGGATAAAGCACGTTAGTCCAAACAGAGCCCCGACAACCAAAGCAACTTGCCACTGGAAGTAAGCGATCCCTCCCCAAAAGATAACAGCAGCCCAAAGGCTTTTGTGAACCAGAAATAGGAAACGAGCACCCCAAACGCCGAAGGGAGCCAGCGCCACACCAAGTCCCCAAGGTGTGTCAGCCATCATGGCTATTCCCAGAAGCACCATTCCCAGCAGAAGAATATTGACCACATGTTTCATATCAACCCCCTTACTCTTTACCTCCAGTTTACCACGGCATCAAAAAATGCAACTGTGAAAGTTTGACTATTTTTTGCTAAACAACCATTCCATTGGCAACTTCTTCGATTAGAATTTGCCCTCAAACTTTCACATGTGAAAGTTTGCCCTTACGGAACAAGGCGTTTATTGACAAAGCATTACATAGTTGAACATGTCAAACAAATCGCATACACTATGGAATAGGCCATTGCTAACGCTTTGGTCCCCATCTGCAACACCGCAGAGTTCTCTTTCTCAAATATCTCTTTCTGTAAACACCATCATCCTTGTGTGGTCGGGATGCGCCTTTGCCTTCCCTGCCCTCCTCAGCTCCTGCTGTATTCGCAATTTCAGCCCTCGCTGTATCCCTAAAATCACTTATACCTAAACGCTATTTAATATCACAAAATACCGCACTCCCCGTGCGCTATTTCCGCCATTCTTTTGGCGCACTTTCCATTACTATCGCAAAAATATCCGTATCCCATTGATTACTAAAAGTATTGTAACTTTGTTCCGTCGGTACAAAGTTAAGTGTATGTTTTTAAAGGTTTTTTATTGTTGACAGCATCATTATTTGGGCTTGTAAAGGCGCAAAATGTGTCAGTTTGTGACAATAGAAGAACTCTAAAAGCGTTCATCGAATAACGCACTTTTTGTATGGCTAACAACGCAGTTTAAAGGGTGGCAAACAATGGATAAATGCCAATTGATAGACATCCCAAGCGACCCAGAGAAGAAACGTGAGTGGATCAAGTACAAACTCAAGATCCAGGGGCTTTCTCTGGCCGCATTGGGCAGAAAACACAAAACATCTCGGCAGGTGGTGTCTACGGCACTCTATAAGCCCAGTCCACGCTGGGAACATGAGATAGCTACAGCTTTGGGTGTGAAGCCGTCTGAGATTTGGCCGGAGCGGTACGACGAAGAACACGAAATACCCCTCAGACATAAGGAGGCAAGCTGATGAAGAACAAAGCCAAGGCGCTAGTTCTGTCTGCGGCTCTCCTTTCATCAACAGCGAATGCTATTGACCTGAGCGGAACCATCTTCGACAAAGCAGCGAAAGCATATAACCTCGACCCTCTTCTAGTGTATTCGGTCGCATTGGCCGAATCTGCATCAGGGAGAGGTAATGGCTCTATAAGTCCTTGGCCTTGGACGCTTCGCGTTCCTGGGCTTCCTTTCTATGCTAAGTCGGAAGATCAGGCAAAGGCTAAGCTCGCTGAGTTTCAGCAGCAGTACGGTCGTGCCATTGATGTCGGGTTTATGCAAGTGAGCATCCGGTGGAATGGTCATAGAGTTTCTTCTCCAGCAGATCTTCTCGACCCAGAGACCAACGTCATGGTTGGGGCAGAGGTGCTATCAGAAGCCATTCAGTCATCTCCAAATGACTTGGAGCTTGGCGTTGGCCGCTATCACGCCTGGGAAGACGAAATCCGAGCCAGAAACTATGGTAGCCGAGTCTTGGCTATCTATCGCAACCTTCGTGATTTGTGAGGGGGGCGGAATGTTGGAACTGGATATTATTGGTGCGTGGGATGCAAGAGCCGTCAACCTCGATCAAGAAGAAGCTGATAGAAACGTCTACGAGTTCGATCTGACATTGTGGAACCTGCTATCCACTCTGGCAAAAGAACGTCCAGATGATGCGGCCTCACAATTTTCTTTGGGCATGGACACCGTTCAAAAGCTGTCACTGGCAACACCTTCCCAATTGGAAGCTCTGGCCTCTGGCGTGTTGATCTCTTTCAAACTCGAAACAGCAGAGCAGAACATCATCACGCGACTCTCTGGCGACTACGACCCTGTAGTTTTTATCAACCATAGTGTTGATGAATTTGATGCTGCCTACTGGTTGCTATTTAACCGCGTCGCATCGAGAGACCCGGAGATGGCAAAGGAAGTTTTCGGGGTTTCGAGAGAGCTTGCGGAGCTGGTGGCTAAGGCAACAGACAGCCAGTTGCGCCACATGTCTGGAACAACGGTTACGCATTTTACGCTTCGTTTTGCTCCGAGCATCATTGAAGAAATTCTCGATGACAGCCGGGAAGAGTTAACACACCCGGTATTGAAAAAACTGCAACAGTCTCTACAGGGACGTGGGAGGTGGAGATGAACATTGGCAACTCTGGTACATTGGGTCGCTGGGTTACAGCTCGACACATGGCCCTTGCTGGGTACATCACAAAAATCATCATGATCGAGACTGGTCTGACCTACAAACAGGTCAGACGGCTTTACCAGGATCTGGAGAGGGACGGATATACTCTGGAACGAAAATCCAGAACTTTCCGGGGTGGTGCGACACTGATTCATAGTCACACATCCAAGATACAGGCCTCTCTTCTAATGCAGCTCTACTTCAACATTGGTGGAGAAGCCGTGTTGCGGTCTGTGAACATCAAAGCCTTGAACAAGGCATTTAGAATGTATCACGCAATCCGCAAAGAAGTGCCCGGAATGAAAGGTGCTCGGTGGGCTCCGTTTGATATTACTGATGCCTGGTGTCTTGCTTCGGAGCTGAGAAGTGGGGACGCAATGCTGGAGGTGTGCGACAACTGCAAGTGTACGTACTTCACCTCTGTTAATCAAAGAACCTGCGTTGAATGTCCGTTCTGCAAAGAACAAGGAAGGCATGGTGGTGGGGAGAAAGAGTGTGCTTGAGTAGACTATGACATTTCGGACCAGAAGATGAGCGCCCAAACTTTGCGGCGCTCATTTTTTTACTTCTTCTGTGGGATACGGTAGCGCTCCAGCTCGACAGCTCCCAACCCCTTGAAAGCATCCGGGCGACGTCCTTGCCCACTCCACGAAACTCCGTCTTTTGAATATTTAGCATTATCAGGTTCTGATCTGCTCGTGAACATTTCGTTGAGCAAGCCGATGTCCACACCGCAGGATTCCATGTCGCTCATTATTCGCTCAGCCTGAGCTCGCTTTTCTTTTTCTTCTTCTTCTCGCTTTTTGTACTCTTCCTCCAGTTCATTGAGAACGCCCTTCATTCTGTCAATGATCTCCCGAACTTCATCTAACGGGAGTCCTCGCAACAGGGTGCGAATGCGGCTTTTACGCTTTAACTCTGCGATTATTAACTCTCTACGTTCAGCCGCTGATAGCGTAGAGAACTCCTCGTGGTCTTTCATGTCATACGGAGCCCATCAGTTTTCCTTTAAGTGAATCACGTTGAGAGTTCAGTTTTGCGTCAGTCTGCACTGGCGAATTTTGATGCTGTGCAGGTTGACTCTCTGAACTCTGTTGCTCAAAAGACCCAATGTTGCCAGAAAATCGAAGAGAATAAAGACCCAATAGAGCAAGGGCGCGGAGCCGATCACTACGCGCCTTATGCTGCATCTGGGACAGTTCACGATAGAGCTCCGGAAAGGCTTGCTCCGATATGTTCAGATTAGATATTTTTCCATCCCATTTGCTACCAGCCACAACGACCTCCTATCTATCAGCCGCAGAACCAGAAGCCCCTGGCATTGGATGCCACGGATTCGTTGGGCAGTACGATCCTGCTCTTAGGGAAAAGCTCCTTGGCCGCATCTTGGTAAGCCTCGGCACCGCCGCCAGCCAGCAGAACTACGTCAGCATCCATCCCGTCCTCACGCATTGACTTCCGCATAGGGATCAAGGCGTTTTGAGCGACTTTGGTTGAGGCTTTCTTGAAGTAGTCTTTGATCGATACCTTTTCACCGTAGAGGAAGATTTCGGCCTTACCGGCACGAATAGCTTTCTCGATCTTTTCGATGCCAGGGGCACCGCCGTGGTCTTCCTGAATTAGCCGGTCCGTTTCCTGTAGCAACACCGACATCGCCTTGAGGCTGGTGCCAGATGAGTGATAGCGGACCTCTCCCTCTTCAAGAGCTACCCAGTCTACAGAAAAGAACCCAGGGTCAATTACAACGGTTTTTCCTCCCTGGATAATCTCCAGGAGGTCTTCATCTTTGGTTGAACTTACAACATCCATGTAAGCACCGGCAGGTTGAGGTACAACCACGACAGACTTAACCGCTACCGATCGTTTTGGCGTGATCTGGTGTTCACCCTCAAGCCGAGATTTCAACGCCTCTCTGCGCTCTACGTCCATGTACTGACTAACAGGCAGGCCAGTCACCAGCACATCGATCTCCTTCTGCTCGGACATCAGGAGTGCAGCGTAGAAAAGAGCCTTGTATGGATTGGTCGAAGGATAGTCGCCGTGAAGCTCACGCTCCCATCCTTGCAATCGGTCAGGCTCGACGCCTGCAACCCATTTCTCTCCATCAATCACAACCTGAATGCAGGTCCCTGCACCGCCAGTTAACTGTTGTGGCATCAGTTCCAATGGACCTGCCCCCACCGGCATGACGACTGTGCGAGCTTCCTCACCTTTATACCCCATTGCCATTTTCAGGTTGGAGTAACCAATATCCAAACCCAGAACAAATTGACTCATGAAATCCTCCAAAGATTGCTTTTAGATTGCTTTTCGATTGCTTGCCGCGTGTTGGATAGAGAATAAGGCTAAAAGCGGGGACAGATGGCCTGTGTAATTGCCCAAAAGGGGCATATAGGTTGCTTTTCGGTGGCTTTTTGATCGTTGAGTAAGGGAACCTATGGGAACGCTGCACGGATAGGCTCAGATAAACAGACCTTACCCTCGCATCGAGAACCGCTTGCCCTCCAGCATCGAGAGACGGTGGTAAAGAGGCATTTGGAATCTTTGATGCCATATCCAATATATCTGGAATCTTTAAATATAGATTCATATGTAAAGAGGCTGTTAAAGAATAAGAGCATCAAGATTCCAGATAGATAGAGGGAAATTTGACAAATTCCAAAGATGGGTTAGCCTAGTGACAGAACTAGATTCCAGTATTGGAATAATCAGCTTTAAATTCCAGATAGATAGTTATGTGGATAGGAATTGGATAGGAATTGGGAGGGTATTGAGGTGAGTCTACCAACAGAGCGATGGCTAGATCTGCTAGATCCGAAGCTCGAAGAAGAACGATCCGAGATAACAGAGGATCTGCTAGAGGCAGAGGGACGAGAGTTTGTTGCAGAGGTACGGAGCAAACTGGATCACGCCTTAGCGGTTCTTGCTGTCGAGGCGCAGCAGGAAGCGGACATGTACTGGAACGCGCACAAATCAGCGCGTGAAGAAGCGTCAGAGGACGAACAAGGGCGTGTCGGTACACGGGTTCGCATTCTAGGCGTATCACTCGTTGCAGAGTGGTATCGCAACAGATTTGTCGAACAAGTTCCCGGACAAAAGAAAAGGGTTCTATCGACACATATCAAGAAGGGTCGCGGTCATGCCTACAGCATGTCGCACTTCAAGAAAGAGCCTGTCTGGGCACAAGAGTTGATCCAGCAAGTTGAAACCAGGTATGCCGTGTTAAGACAACGCG
It encodes:
- a CDS encoding UvrD-helicase domain-containing protein, which gives rise to MKQLPPDTPEQSLITQYKGPRLVVKAYAGTGKTTTLVKYAHNNLDSRILYLAYNRAIRDEAREKFPANVDCKTSHQLAYATIGRGYQHKLSGNLRLTDIAQAVNTKNWTFAKDILDTLNAFMCSADMRILYTHFARADTGKVLTSKQERYQIQVVEGAELIWKRMTNVQDPFPTVHDCYLKQYQLGMPNLSRRYTTILFDEAQDANPVTSSIVLQQNCKVILVGDRHQQIYRFRGANNALDSKELMNADQLYLTHSFRFGPNVSLVANALLELKGETRPVVGRGPADQVLMFLPGDVGHRAILHRTVMGVIETALSATESGAQVFWVGGIDAYQINELQDLYWFSMAEPDRVKNKKLLDEYEDYFEYQEVAKATKDPEMMRAVKIINSYDEIPERLTTLRRNTVKEEFGADITVSTAHRCKGLEWDFVQLYDDFPDVLDPELDPMARDDEINLLYVASTRAMRILALNSAVEMVIRYITQKRMVEKQMKMAAEATEVEEDTTK
- a CDS encoding helix-turn-helix domain-containing protein → MDKCQLIDIPSDPEKKREWIKYKLKIQGLSLAALGRKHKTSRQVVSTALYKPSPRWEHEIATALGVKPSEIWPERYDEEHEIPLRHKEAS
- the traF gene encoding conjugal transfer protein TraF, with the translated sequence MGKYVRETMKKSPLNLLLLAALTLGASHQAWAQDGTRPGFYERKEEGWFWYKEEPKEPEKKPEKPKPKPVAEAKPTQPKPAAPLPSGPEMFSAEWFRENLPKYKDLAWNNPTVENVRTFLYLQRFAIDRSEQFSDATELAVVGDPFLDEITRRPAATFASQQVDRDAGNAKNMLLKSVAERVGIFFFYKSDDDYSDLQAPLIKMLEQGEGFSIIPVSMDGKPLPSGLFPHYKTDEGHAKQLGIVTFPAVYLASPDGQFAPIGQGPMSLPELNHRILVAAKRNGWVTDEEFNRTRPVLNLENNIAERLASPELGSDLKQLSQASGDKDNFVPPEQLMKYIRDKLQEN
- a CDS encoding conjugal transfer protein TraH, with translation MVTHKTLKRSLLALSVAASLVMAPTGAIAANGLQSQMDKLFNEMSNTTPPGVYESQRRGVLAGGRFTAKTRIFDENLVSFAPPSWKAGCGGVDLFGGSLSFINADQIVQLLRAVAANAKGYAFQLALDNVFPDGAKWIENFQKKVQALNQHLGNSCQLAQGFVNDLTSGMDLKHKTDASITATTSGLYEDFFGSKQETSGKSPLEELKANKPDEYNKMIGNIVWKQLKSNNANTWFQYGDNTLLEAIMSLTGTVIIGDLVNDPNSTGTGAKTTPLTTLPGNKITLSDLISGGSVEIYSCDSDTTNCLSAGSSNKTVVLKGIKNQITDMLLGTSSTPGVIYKYATNSGTLTDPEKAFVSNLPGGIGTIVRNLSVLSQDGANLFATESSGAIALTMMYSFSEEFFRAARIAMANSKSPYKKEALELLAQSQQQIRAEYTILSSQYGDLASQIEKYNNLLDNIRKQKYMLATLSNPPSTN
- a CDS encoding conjugal transfer protein TraG N-terminal domain-containing protein gives rise to the protein MGSFSIHSIGDSAFLEQILIAVSMITGTGDFEKMVSIGLLLGVLMICIQSVFQGAKQINLQQVLVGWILYACFFGPTTTVTIEDAYTGQVRVVANVPIGVGFAGGVISNVGYTITNLFETGYGVIVPNVTESHFSETLKLLNDVRRRAYDTGVFTALNSANGGGYVDVRRSWNNYIRECTLTKVDLNLMSLDELMNRSTDSALRFNSQLYGTRLYLSTANPDGADYTCTDGWVAISTATANLSSPVVVDALNSLLGIDTSTGDNALTKLTDSLQAMGATTTSSIDYLKAAVLEPLYYEAAAGRYQDLQDYGSALMVNQAIQQRNTQWAAEQSMFMTVVRPMLTFFEGFIYAITPIIAFIIVMGSFGLQLAGKYVQTILWIQLWMPVLSIINLFVHTAASNEMSSLSAGGLNSMYALSSTGDVLQHWIATGGMLAAATPVISLFIVTGSTYAFTSLASRISGSDHVDEKMQTPDLLKQGPVMQSQPAYNHNQFSGAIANGAESMISTFSLGSTLASGVSSAQALQSQKSEAFQSTLGRGFSDGVSQDQAYSRLSNVGRNVSSQNTAQSQLINQQAKNFMDKFQVDDSHSDAVKGAFAMQAMGTLDVDEAASMLMPMVGKARAAMKAAAGVKSNSTALVPAGGNGESGGGSDVLDIKAQAKGATESSTQDSSSWSASDVSQFMKGVSYSQTDSQALTNQLAQGFSRSGSESFKQTWGDSLSQNLSKSASELVSASDTFTTMSQLQNQMGSMTNTDFKTLGGAVAQTPAAMNQLNDYFRNAAPQSVKDEAASLQQRYQAYGMSPQVAQAAARMTAMTNSKNYEQGKELGGYQAALQAINTASGRNGAFSGDAYGNNGIEGPNVQGLPGQVQGAVGSGPNIPTGFRENVAGMAGTNPASEAGQLPTNSPLVQNEHAAGTSALHNQAQQTERNVSAPELKKAQDNLMNSLPEMSWSASAWGAWDNSSDWMGRRAEQAGGALIAGGQAGADAFSRAMDQMRTMTPEQRDQFIAATQRGDQAVQEEFGWAGDAMVGMAKLGRNVMGAAASGYDAAKEWLTGKSDLSEAAKGMSIEERGAFYAAALSSAAEAGGGAAQQFMNQYGDEFKETMQSIAQSRYGLTESQAAVYAESFDTNEGRMNQAVQNLKMEYAERNPDGSPMMQGGQPVLSQQNEEFTDKLVNVLQNSTEAGDRSGSYLTAVRGYNIANQRF